One window of the Ammospiza nelsoni isolate bAmmNel1 chromosome 17, bAmmNel1.pri, whole genome shotgun sequence genome contains the following:
- the EARS2 gene encoding probable glutamate--tRNA ligase, mitochondrial translates to MARALRALRCAAGSGSGSGSAPGPGPGPGPERGPRVRFGPSPTGFLHLGGLRTALYNYIFAKKHQGTFILRVEDTDQNRVVPGAAEGIEDMLDWAGIPPDESPGRGGPAGPYVQSQRLELYGRAGAALLASGAAYRCFCSPQRLQLLRRDALRRQQTPRYDNRCRHLTASEVAQKLSQGLECVIRFRLERGVQPFQDLVYGWSKHEVAEVEGDPVILKGDGFPTYHLASVVDDHHMGVTHVLRGTEWLASTSKHLLLYKALGWEPPRFGHLPLLLNKDGGKLSKRQGDIFLERFARDGFLPEALLDMVTNCGSGFAEKQMGRTLEELISQFEVSRITTHSALLDLEALPEFNRIHLSRHIENQGLRQKLVRELQGLVELVYGQQQVDPDVLEEEYVERVLLLRKGHISLLKDLVSSDYSYLWVRPSVSRQQLQTISAEVDKIGKLVSGLLTRPAAALTVEDLNRELRGVQKQTRETKYSSMMQLLRLALSGQQHGPSVAEMMVTLGAEEVCGRIHRALSS, encoded by the exons ATGGCGCGAGCTCTGCGTGCGCTGCGCTGCGCGgcgggatcgggatcgggatcgggatcggcACCGGGACCCGGACCCGGACCCGGACCCGAGCGGGGGCCGCGGGTCCGCTTCGGGCCCAGCCCGACAG GTTTTCTGCATTTAGGTGGCCTTAGGACTGCTTTGTACAATTATATCTTTGCCAAAAAGCACCAAGGAACCTTTATTTTAAGAGTGGAGGATACAGATCAGAATCGGGtggtgcctggagctgcagaaggaataGAAGATATGTTGGACTGGGCAG GTATTCCCCCGGACGAGAGCCccgggcggggcggccccgcggggccCTACGTGCAGTCGCAGCGGCTGGAGCTGTATgggcgggcgggcgcggcgctgCTGGCCAGCGGGGCCGCCTACCGCTGCTTCTGCAGCCCGCAGCGCCTGCAGCTGCTCCGCCGGGACGCGCTGCGCCGCCAGCAGACCCCGCG GTACGACAACCGGTGCCGGCACCTGACGGCCTCGGAGGTGGCCCAGAAGCTTTCCCAGGGCCTGGAGTGCGTCATCCGCTTCCGCCTGGAGAGGGGCGTGCAGCCCTTCCAGGACCTGGTCTACGGCTGGAGCAAGCACGAGGTGGCAGAGGTGGAGGGCGACCCCGTGATCCTCAAGGGGGACGGCTTCCCCACGTACCACCTGGCCAGCGTGGTCGACGACCACCACATGGGCGTCACCCACGTGCTGCGCGGCACCGAGTGGCTGGCCTCCACCTCCAAGCACCTGCTGCTCTACAAGGCCTTGGGCTGGGAGCCGCCCCGGTTCGGGCACCTGCCGCTGCTGCTGAACAAGGACGGGGGCAAGCTGTCCAAGAGGCAGGGGGACATCTTCCTGGAGCGCTTTGCTCGGGACGGCTTCCTGCCAGAGGCGCTGCTGGACATGGTCACCAACTGCGGCTCGGGGTTCGCAG AGAAACAGATGGGGAGGACTCTGGAGGAGCTGATCTCCCAGTTTGAAGTAAGCAGAATTACAACTCATTCTGCTCTCCTGGACCTCGAAGCACTCCCAGAATTCAACAG gattCACCTCAGCCGTCACATTGAGAACCAAGGGCTGCGCCAGAAGCTcgtcagggagctgcaggggctggtggAGCTCGTCTATGGGCAGCAGCAAGTGGATCCAGATGTTCTGGAAGAGGAATATGTGGAGCGAGTCCTTCTGCTGAGAAAA GGCCACATAAGCCTCCTGAAGGATCTGGTGTCGAGTGATTACTCCTACCTGTGGGTCAGGCCCTCGGTGTCCCGGCAGCAGCTACAAACAATTTCTGCAGAAGTAGATAAAATAGGAAAACTGGTCTCAGG GCTCCTGACAaggccagcagctgccctgaCTGTGGAGGATTTGAACAGAGAGCTGAGAGGTGTGCAGAAGCAGACCAGAGAGACCAAGTACAGCAGCATGATGCAGCTGCTGCGCCTGGCGCTCAGCGGGCAGCAG CACGGCCCCAGCGTGGCAGAGATGATGGTGACCCTGGGAGCTGAGGAGGTGTGTGGCCGCATAcacagagccctgtccagctga
- the UBFD1 gene encoding ubiquitin domain-containing protein UBFD1, which yields MAAAAAAADGTEEPGMEAEAQELPLGCGGAGGSPAAGRSPDGEERREPPQASVSNGGDEDGGRELVELKVIWNKNKYDVKFCLDSTGAELKQKIHSLTGLPPAMQKVMFKGLLPEEKTLREIKVTNGAKIMVVGSTINDVLAVNTPKEAAQQDVKAEENKKEPLCRQKQHRKVLDKGKPDDVMPSVKGVQERLPTVPLSGMYNKSGGKVRLTFKLEQDQLWIGTKERTEKLPMGSIKNVVSEPIEGHEDYHMMAFQLGPTEASYYWVYWVPTQYVDAIKDTVLGKWQYF from the exons AtggccgccgccgctgccgccgccgatG GTACCGAGGAGCCGGGCATGGAGGCGGAGGCGCAGGAGCTGCCGctgggctgcggcggggcgggcggctcGCCGGCGGCGGGGCGGTCTCCGGACGGCGAGGAGCGCCGGGAGCCCCCGCAGGCGTCTGTCAGCAACGGCGGCGACGAGGACGGCGgcagggagctggtggagcTGAAGGTGATCTGGAACAAGAACAAGTACGACGTGAAGTTCTGCCTGGACAGCACGGGAGCCGAGCTCAAGCAGAAGATCCACTCGCTCACAG GCCTCCCGCCCGCCATGCAGAAAGTCATGTTCAAGGGACTGCTGCCCGAGGAGAAAACCTTGCGGGAAATCAAAGTAACGAACGGAGCGAAGATAATGGTTGTGGGCTCTACCATCAACGATGTGTTAGCAGTAAATACACCCAAAGAGGCTGCTCAACAGGACGTCAAagctgaggaaaacaaaaaggagcCGCTTTGCAGACAAAAG caacacagaaaagtGTTGGACAAAGGAAAACCTGACGACGTGATGCCTTCTGTCAAAGGCGTGCAG GAGCGGCTGCCCACGGTGCCGCTGTCCGGCATGTACAACAAGTCAGGGGGCAAAGTCAGGCTGACCTTCAAACTCGAGCAAGACCAGCTCTGGATTGGTACAAAAG AGAGAACAGAAAAGTTACCCATGGGGTCCATTAAAAATGTGGTGAGTGAACCTATTGAAGGCCATGAGGATTATCACATGATG GCATTTCAGCTGGGCCCAACAGAAGCATCTTACTACTGGGTCTATTGGGTCCCAACTCAGTATGTCGATGCAATCAAAGACACGGTGCTGGGGAAGTGGCAGTATTTTTGA
- the GGA2 gene encoding ADP-ribosylation factor-binding protein GGA2, producing the protein MAGSGQLERWLNEATDPSVSEENWECIQRFCEQVNAATEGPWFALRLLAHKIQSPQEGEALHALTVLETCVNNCGDRFHSEIAKFRFLNELIKVLSPKYYGIWSSEKVKSRVTEVIFSWTVWFPQEVKIQDAYQMLKKQGIVKEDPKLPEDKILPPPSPRPQNSIFDTDEEKSKLLARLLRSSRPADLQAANRLIQSAVKEEQEKSAQVSRRVNTIREVSENVRRMDEFLESYRRGELSPGDQESLQALFQRCERLRPLLFRLASEAVPDEEALAEVLQANDQLSWALGQYRQAVASQEDGDGAGSAASSACAPACRAAPRRTRSYTLIDFSELEAMAQTPPEPSADTASAPRRGSTSSSCLLEEQLRSLGLSNSPVTQEPPPDFGLVEPAVHNGFRDGVSAAQSLAPQQGWEDSCAGKSEFQSLDKQLSPPPRTKTCSLDLSPMKLPFPDLPNNSVADPPLLSPGYDLKPAASLHPASNDASLENLFVPLISVTLSTISPLTVYDRNGFKVMLHFSRDPAPGRPDVLVMVLSMLSTSAHPIKDIVFQAAVPKTMQIKLQPASGSELPAFSPLLPPAVLSQVLLLSNPHKDPVRLRYRLVFTQGLQPFQEVGEVTGFPGAELWGRS; encoded by the exons ATGGCTGGCAGCGGGCAGCTGGAGCGCTGGCTCa ATGAGGCCACTGACCCGAGTGTCTCCGAGGAGAACTGGGAATGCATCCAGCGGTTCTGCGAGCAGGTGAACGCTGCCACGGAGGG CCCGTGGTTTGCGCTGAGGCTGCTGGCACACAAGATCCAGTCCCCTCAGGAGGGGGAAGCCCTGCATGCCCTCACA GTGCTGGAGACTTGTGTGAACAACTGCGGTGACAGATTTCACAGCGAAATAGCAAAATTCAGGTTTCTGAATGAGCTGATTAAAGTGCTTTCCCCAAAG TACTATGGAATTTGGTCTTCAGAAAAAGTCAAGTCGAGGGTCACAGAAGTGATATTCAGTTGGACAGTCTGGTTTCCTCAGGAAGTCAAAATCCAGGATGCTTATCAGATGCTGAAGAAACAAG GGATTGTAAAAGAAGATCCCAAACTGCCAGAAGACAAAATTTTACCTCCCCCTTCTCCAAGACCTCAGAATTCTATTTTTGACACAGATGAAGAGAAGTCCAAG ctcctggccaggctgctgaggagcagccgCCCCGCGGACCTGCAGGCAGCCAACCGCCTGATCCAGAGCGCCGTCAAGGAG GAACAAGAAAAGTCAGCTCAGGTGTCCCGAAGAGTGAACACCATCCGTGAGGTTTCTGAGAATGTCAGGCGTATGGATGAGTTCCTGGAGAGCTACAGGAGAGGTGAATTATCCCCAGGTGACCAGGAGAGCCTGCAG GCTCTGTTCCAGCGCTGTGAGAGGCTCCGGCCGCTGCTCTTCCGCCTGGCCAGCGAGGCCGTGCCTGATGAGGAGGCTCTGG CTGAGGTCCTGCAGGCCAATGACCAGCTCTCCTGGGCGCTGGGGCAGTACAGGCAGGCCGTGGCCAGCCaggaggatggggatggagcaggttcagctgccagctctgcctgtgcacCAG CGTGCCGAGCAGCCCCGCGGCGCACGAGGAGCTACACCCTGATCGACTTCTCcgagctggaggccatggccCAGACCCccccagagccctctgcagaCACAGCCTCAGCCCCCCGGCGCGGCAgcacctcctccagctgcctgctCGAGGAGCAGCTGCGCTCCTTAG GTCTCAGCAACTCCCCTGTCACACAGGAACCACCCCCTGATTTTGGCCTGGTAGAG CCTGCTGTACACAATGGCTTTAGGGACGGTGTAAGTGCTGCTCAAAGCCTGgcaccacagcagggctgggaggacagctgtgcagggaagagTGAGTTCCAGAGCCTGGATAAACAGCTCTCTCCACCACCCAGGACCAAGACATGCTCTTT GGATTTATCACCAATGAAATTGCCCTTTCCAGATCTTCCAAATAACTCAGTGGCAGATCCTCCCCTCCTCAGTCCAGGCTATGATCTGAAGCCTGCTGCCTCTTTGCACCCAGCTTCCAATGATGCTTCTCTAGAAAACCTTTTTGTGCCTTTAATTTCAGTTACACTAA GCACCATCTCTCCACTCACTGTGTATGACAGGAATGGTTTCAAGGTCATGCTCCACTTCTCCAGAGACCCAGCTCCTGGCCGACCAGACGTGCTGGTGATGGTTCTGTCCATGCTGAGCACCTCAGCACATCCCATTAAGGACATAGTGTTCCAGGCTGCAGTCCCAAAG acCATGCAAATAAAGTTACAACCAGCCTCTGGGTCTGAGCTGCCAGCTTTCAGCCCTCTCctcccacctgcagtgctgtcccaggtgctgctgctctccaacccacacaag GATCCCGTCCGCCTGAGGTACAGACTGGTGTTCACGCAGGGCCTGCAGCCCTTCCAAGAGGTGGGAGAGGTGACTGGCtttccaggagcagagctctggggcaggagctga